The following coding sequences lie in one Arachis hypogaea cultivar Tifrunner chromosome 4, arahy.Tifrunner.gnm2.J5K5, whole genome shotgun sequence genomic window:
- the LOC112794431 gene encoding probable glutamate carboxypeptidase LAMP1, whose protein sequence is MFESQLNVKNLEDEISNKDMNLSPILKSIKELEKAAIKINDQRKEIEASKGWRTWKKYQMKVRDMNDRLMMAERAFTDRDGLLGMTWHKHLGSNF, encoded by the exons ATGTTTGAATCACAGCTTAATGTGAAGAACTTGGAAGATGAGATTTCAAATAAAGACATGAATTTGTCTCCTATATTGAAGTCAATCAAGGAGCTTGAGAAAGCAGCAATCAAGATAAATGACCAGAGAAAG gAAATAGAAGCAAGTAAAGGTTGGAGAACATGGAAGAAGTACCAAATGAAAGTGAGAGATATGAATGATAGACTTATGATGGCTGAACGTGCATTCACTGACAGAGATGGCCTCTTAGGAATGACATGGCATAAGCATTTG GGTTCTAACTTCTAA